ATTCTAGATCTGCTTAACTGTGCAATATTTTCAAATCCATCTCTGAATGCTTGCGATTTTTCATTACAATATTCAGGAATTTGCACCATTATAAATGTTCGTTTTCCTTCATCTCTTATATTGCACTCCATTACAGACTGAGCCGTCGTGCTCGAACCAGCAAAAAAATCTAACACGACTGAATCTTTAGAAGTGCACATGTCTATTACTCGCTTTATCAACTGGGTAGGTTTAGGCGTGTCAAATGGCTTTTTTCCATCAAATAATTTTTTTATTTCGGCATTTGCATTTCGCGTACTTCCGGCAAATTCATAAGGCCACCAAGATTGGTTAACAACACCATCCTTTGTTTCTGATAAGAACTTTTTTTCCATTGGAAAATTCGCATTCCCTTTAACTCCCCACCATAACCGATTTTCATTGATTAACTTTTCAATAACATCTTTTGGCCTGCGCCAACAAGTGCCATCAGGGGGGTAAACCTCTCTTCCATCAGGACTGACTAAGGGATAAAAATCTCGCTCCCTAAACTCGCTTCTTGTAAGAGGAGTTGCTAACCAAACACCTCTAGGATCATCATCAGGATTTTTGTAATTAGCTATTTGCTTGTCACTTCTTTCTAATAGATTCGGTTTAAAACTATTAGATTTAGAGAAAGCAATTACATGATTATGAGTTTGAGCAACACCAGTTGAATCATTGCCAGGAGTATCCTTACTTTGCCAAACAAAATTCGCAATTAAATTATCTCTGCCAAAAATTTCATCAAGCAACTTTCTTACATTGGCAACCTCTCCATCATCAATAGCTACAAATATCGCCCCATTTTCAGACAATAAATTTTTTGCAAGTTTCAGACGTGAAAACATCATTGATAACCATGATGAGTGAAATCTTCCATCAGCATTTGTATTGGACATTAATCTATTATTTAAGTCGTCTACTTGACCATCGGACTCTAGAAACTTTGATTTTTCGACTGAAAAATTATCTTTATATATAAAATCACTCCCAGTGTTGTATGGAGGATCTATAAAGATTAAATCGATCTTTCCTAGATAAGATTCTTGCAACAATTTCAAAGCATCTAAATTATCCCCTTCGATAAACAAGTTTTCCGTTGAATCAAAATTAATGCTCTCATCTCGACAAGGTCTCAACGTTTTAGTAATTGGCGCATTGGCTGTTAACAACGCTTCCCGCTTTCCAGGCCAATTTAGGTGGTAGCGCTCTTGCGGCCCCTCAACGATAGAGTCGGATAGTTCTTGCTTCAACAGATCAAAATCTACAGCCAGCTTTATCTCACCATCTTCCCCATAAACCTCGGTAACGCAGTAAGGAAACAATGATTGTATTTTTTCAATGTTCGCTTGGGATAAATCTGGCGAGTGCATTTTTAACTTGTCCATTAGATGTCCTACTCTTTGAATTTTTAATCTGGTTCGGTAGTTAAATTCTTTAACTGTTGTTTAATGTTTTTAAGCTCAGCGTTTATTGATACTTTTTTCTTAAACTGCTTTTCTGTGCTGAGCTTTTTGCTAATTTGACTGTGTTTGTTTTTTAAACTGCTTATTTCATCAATTCGTGCAATTAATTGAGTAAATGTCTCGTTATTTCTGAGTTCGTAAGGCAAGAGCGAAACTAGCAACTGCTCGTAAAGTGCTTTTACATTTAATACCGTTGGTAAATTTGCCCTAACTTCATCATTACTTCCATCGAGCAATGTATCTGATTGATAATACTCCGATAACGTGATGCCGCCATTCTGCCCTATTTCTTTATAGGCCGCTGATATAGTTAATTTATTGGTGCTTGTTTTAATTTCGAAAATTATGGGGTGAGGTATCGCCTTATCAATGGCTTGTAATACGGCATTATTCAATGTCTCGCCTTTGAGCTGGATTCGAAACACCTGAATTTCAGCGATGTTCTTATCACCTTCTATATTGAGTGTTGTTGAAGACAGCTTGTGTGCCCACAGAATTTGGTCTACTTCATTCACAAACAACTCTTTGAGTTTGGTGTCTGCTTTCGCTTGCTCATAAATCTTATTTTTGGGCAGGTTTCGATTGACCACTGTACTGTTTGGATATCGGAAAAAGCCTTCCTTTATAACGTTATGAATCTTTCCGTTTTTGTCAGTCATATTGCTTTCCGTGCGCTACCAATTGGATTAACTCAATATCATTTTTCATCGATTGCTTATTTGACCACAAGGAAGTTAATCAACTCAAAATCTTCTAGCCCTTGAATATTATTTATTAAAGCAGATGTTTCACCACCACTAAACAGACTATCAATATCCTGTTCTTCTTTTACGGCTATCATCGAGTGAATGGCTTGAGATAACAAATTGGAATACATGTCCATCTCTTTGCCATCATTAGTATGCTCATTAAACAACTTGCAAACACTACTAACGGGTTCAATTACCCCTTTGCAGGAAGTCCTAGTGAGATCTAATAGCCGCTTTACTTCTGAGTGATTCGCAATGACCTCACCTTGTTCGCTAATGTAAACCAAGTAATAAGGATGCAAGCGGTTCTTTTGATCAATATTCACACTCTCGTTTATATTTCTCAGTGTAAATATTACCCCTGGTACTAAACCTCGTTCAGGATCAGCGGGCACCACGGCGTGCATACCATTGGGTATTCCTCTGGGTTCCCCTTGTTCTTTTACAAAGTTAATCAAATCCATGCGGAATTCGTTTAGGCCAAGGTCGGTAATCGAGATGCCAGTTTTTACATCCTCGAGTTCGATAACTTCTTCTTGGAGTCGCATGAGCTGATCTTTACGGTAACTAACATCGTTTGCTTTTGCACTTAACACATTGTCGTCACCCGTCGCAGTAACATCAACTATGGTCATTCGGCTTTCGACACGCTCTTTTAAGTTAATGTATTCGTCCAGCGATATGTCAGGCCAATAGTTTACCAGTTGAATGGATTCATTAGGTGAGCCAATCCGGTCTACTCGCCCAAATCGCTGAATAATGCGAACAGGGTTCCAGTGAATGTCATAGTTAATTAGGTAGTCACAATCCTGTAGGTTTTGACCTTCAGAAATACAGTCTGTAGCAATGAGCAAGTCGATTTCAGCGGGTTCATGGGGCAGTACAAGTTCCTTTTCTTTCGACTTGGGAGAGAAAAGCGTTAAACACTCTTGCAGATCATATCCTTTTTTAACCGTTTTAATGGTAGTTCTAGGGTTACCTTGACCTGTTACCCTAGCTGAGTGAATCCCCTTGCTGCTCTGTAGCTCTGCCGCCAAATTGGCATATAAGTAGTCGGCCGTATCTGCAAATGCTGTAAATATAATGACCTTTTTATTGTTCGGGTTTATTGGGTTGTTAATTTTTTCATTTACATGTTTTTTTAGATGTTGCAACTTCGCATCGTGCTCTGGCGTGATCACCTTCATCTCGTCTAAAAGTGCACTGATAATCTCTAGATCTGCACTTAAATCCTGCTGCCAGGAAGGCAAGTCCATGTCCATGAGTTGGATCTTAATTTTCCCACCAATCTCCATTTCCTGAAATACGGGTAAATCATCATCTTCTGAATCAACAGCGGCTAATGCTCCTGCGAAATCATCAATTTCAGTAACGCCATTATTATCATAAAACGCTTCTATCAACTTAAGCGTATTTGCGTGGTTGTCGTAGAGGCTTTTTAATGTCAGCCTGAAGGCATGAACAGAACTTTCCAGACGTTTTAGCAAGTTGGTGGTCATTAGCGCAACTAAACTTTTTTCTCTATCGATTTGGCGAAGTTTTCCCTTACCGCCTTCAACTTCGGTATCGTAGAGTTCCTCATACTTTTTTAATCGACTAGGCAAGATATAACTTACAGGAGCGTAAACAGAAAGCTTCAATAGCCTCAGCTGAGCGAAAAT
The nucleotide sequence above comes from Alteromonas naphthalenivorans. Encoded proteins:
- a CDS encoding site-specific DNA-methyltransferase, which codes for MDKLKMHSPDLSQANIEKIQSLFPYCVTEVYGEDGEIKLAVDFDLLKQELSDSIVEGPQERYHLNWPGKREALLTANAPITKTLRPCRDESINFDSTENLFIEGDNLDALKLLQESYLGKIDLIFIDPPYNTGSDFIYKDNFSVEKSKFLESDGQVDDLNNRLMSNTNADGRFHSSWLSMMFSRLKLAKNLLSENGAIFVAIDDGEVANVRKLLDEIFGRDNLIANFVWQSKDTPGNDSTGVAQTHNHVIAFSKSNSFKPNLLERSDKQIANYKNPDDDPRGVWLATPLTRSEFRERDFYPLVSPDGREVYPPDGTCWRRPKDVIEKLINENRLWWGVKGNANFPMEKKFLSETKDGVVNQSWWPYEFAGSTRNANAEIKKLFDGKKPFDTPKPTQLIKRVIDMCTSKDSVVLDFFAGSSTTAQSVMECNIRDEGKRTFIMVQIPEYCNEKSQAFRDGFENIAQLSRSRIERFFNSINFNDKLTLSNRLGFRTLKVGETNMTDVYYRPDKANQADMFAQVQNIREDRSDEDLLFQVLLDWGVGLTLTISKQQISSKDVFFVNANDTGEGADLIACFASDISNELIKTIAEKQPLRVVFRDDGFATDAVKINVEQIFKQISPITDVKSI
- a CDS encoding DUF4391 domain-containing protein; amino-acid sequence: MTDKNGKIHNVIKEGFFRYPNSTVVNRNLPKNKIYEQAKADTKLKELFVNEVDQILWAHKLSSTTLNIEGDKNIAEIQVFRIQLKGETLNNAVLQAIDKAIPHPIIFEIKTSTNKLTISAAYKEIGQNGGITLSEYYQSDTLLDGSNDEVRANLPTVLNVKALYEQLLVSLLPYELRNNETFTQLIARIDEISSLKNKHSQISKKLSTEKQFKKKVSINAELKNIKQQLKNLTTEPD
- a CDS encoding helicase-related protein; translated protein: MNIIDNINNLLGDDLKETIQPGSKLKIAASCFSIYAFEALKKELTNIAELEFIFTSPTFVPSNATDKIRKERREFFIPQEKSSNGETSLYGTEFEIQLRNKLNQKAIAKECASWIRKKASFKSNTTSAPMQQFAVIGSEDKQSAYMPLNGFSAVDLGYQKGNAVSNFVHKVDDSVMSQQYMQLFEQIWEDESKVKEVTSSIIEHIETIYQENSPEKVYFLMLYNIFFEFLDDLNEDVLPNDRTGYQDTLIWNKLFNYQKDAATGLINKLEQYNGCILADSVGLGKTFTALAVIKYYELRNRSVLLLCPKKLADNWLNYNRNLKTNIFAKDRFNYDVLCHTDLDRTSGESFGTSLNRVNWGNYDLVVIDESHNFRNDNPVKDRETRYQKLMNKVIRAGVKTKVLMLSATPVNNRFTDLKNQLALAYEGEQEKLSEKLRTTKSIDTIFKNAQRAFNDWSRLEPEERTPTAILNALEFDFFELLDAVTIARSRKHIQNFYDTSDIGRFPTRLKPISHQCPLTYKSDVISLNDIFAQLRLLKLSVYAPVSYILPSRLKKYEELYDTEVEGGKGKLRQIDREKSLVALMTTNLLKRLESSVHAFRLTLKSLYDNHANTLKLIEAFYDNNGVTEIDDFAGALAAVDSEDDDLPVFQEMEIGGKIKIQLMDMDLPSWQQDLSADLEIISALLDEMKVITPEHDAKLQHLKKHVNEKINNPINPNNKKVIIFTAFADTADYLYANLAAELQSSKGIHSARVTGQGNPRTTIKTVKKGYDLQECLTLFSPKSKEKELVLPHEPAEIDLLIATDCISEGQNLQDCDYLINYDIHWNPVRIIQRFGRVDRIGSPNESIQLVNYWPDISLDEYINLKERVESRMTIVDVTATGDDNVLSAKANDVSYRKDQLMRLQEEVIELEDVKTGISITDLGLNEFRMDLINFVKEQGEPRGIPNGMHAVVPADPERGLVPGVIFTLRNINESVNIDQKNRLHPYYLVYISEQGEVIANHSEVKRLLDLTRTSCKGVIEPVSSVCKLFNEHTNDGKEMDMYSNLLSQAIHSMIAVKEEQDIDSLFSGGETSALINNIQGLEDFELINFLVVK